The Nicotiana tabacum cultivar K326 chromosome 1, ASM71507v2, whole genome shotgun sequence genome segment GGACGCGGCGAGAAACAATAACAAACCGGAACGCAGCAGCAGTGGTGGAAACGGGCAGCAGTGGCGCGATGAGGAAGCAGCTGCGGCGAGCAAAAGTAGTTGAAGAAGAAACCGTGATAGTAGCGGCGTGGCGCAAGCAGGTTGTTTGTTCGCCGTTGGTGCTCGCGACTGTGGTCGGAGCTCGTGACTATGGTCGCGATGGCTAGGGTTCGATGACGAGGAacgcagccatggctgctagaGAAACAGTGGTcgtccatggatgtcgagcttaagcttgagctcgacgaagaagatgaaagcaAACGCGGGCAGCCATGGCGCAAAAACAAAAACGACAATGGTGAAGcttgagggcagccatggttatGTGGTGAAGGGGTGGTTGTAGTGGAGATGGTGAAGTAGCCATTGATGGAGCTTTgcttaaggaagaagaagaagaagaaagatagaaaaggaggGGGGGCGGGTGAGTTAAGCATTTTAgggttttcccttctttttttttgttttgtttttttgttttgtaaaatgtaagacaaaaagggtttgggtcttttgggttatggactgggtcgacccagttctaaatggactgggtcgtagggaagattgggcctatggcttgaagttgaagaagaggcctaattccgactttctttatattttcgctctcttttcttcttttatttttctaaaactaaattataaaaatacttaaactattattaagaactaaattaagttataaaagtgcaaattaactcccaataacaattaacgcacaattaagtaataattaagcataaaattgtatatttggacattaaatgctaaaaatgcaaacgatgcctatttttgtaatttttatttttttgtaaaacaaatttaattactaacaattgtagaattaaatcctacatgtgaaaggcgacatatttttgtattttttattaatttagcaaataaacatgcacaaacaaatacaaataattattcaaaatgtcacaaaatatcacaaaaatggcacaccaagaaaaattattttatttttgaatttttttgggagtaattctcatatagggcaaaaatcacgtgcttacacatgcAACCACTGTGGCAATAAAGGACACATCAAAAGGTTTTGCCGCAAGTTGAATCAAGACactagagaaggaaagaaagctgaaaataacgagaacaatgttgctgctattgttcgagatgaccttctttttgcttatgatgaaaacGTCATCAATTTGGTATCCCATGAGACGAGTTGGATAGTAGATTCTGGAGCTACCTTACATGTCACACCAAGAAAAGACTTTTTCTCATCTTATACTCCTATTGATTATGGAGTGTTAAAAATGGGCAATGCTAGTGAAGTTAAGGTGTTTGGTGTTGGCACAGtttgtttgaaaactaataatggttcaaCATTAGTTCTTCAAGATGTCAAGCATGCTCCAGACTTTACTTTCAATTTGATCTCCACAGGAAGATTAGACGATGGAGGTTACCATAATGCCCTCTTTAATGGCCAATGGAAGCTCACCAAGGGCTCGTTAGTAGTAGCTCGAGGAGTCAGTCTGGTCAATTATATGTGACACAAGGCTCTATTCTTAATGACTCCATAAATCTGGTGGAAAGTGATACTTTATCAGAATTGTGGCACCGAAGACTGAGTCATATGAGCGAGAGGGGGATTACGTGTTTGGCTAAGAAAAGTTTGCTTTCTGAAGTGAAACAAGCAAAGCTGAAAAAGTGTATCCATTGCTTAGCTGGCAAACAGAAAAGGGTTTCCTTTCATAGCCATCCTCCCTCAAGAAAGCCCGATTTATTGGAGCTAGTacactctgatttgtgtggtacttttaaagtaaagtcaaaaggttgtgcactttactttgtgacattcattgatgatcattctcgTAAGCTCTGGGTGTATCCTTTGAAATCTAAAGATCAAGCACTTAGCGTGTTTAAGGAATTTCAGGTCTTAGCTGAGAGACAGATggggaagaaattaaaatgtattcgtactgacaatggtggtgaatattgtggcCTCTTTGATAACTATTGCAAGGAAAAAGGAATTCGTCATCATAAAACTCCGCCCAAGACACCTCAATTGAATGGTTTGGAAGAGAGGATAAATAGAACTCTAGTTGAGAGAGTTAGATGCTTACTTTCAGAGgctaaacttccaaatacattttGGGCGGAAGCACTTAACACTGTTGCCTATGTTATCAATTTGTCTCCTACAGTTGCTTTGGATGGTGATGTCCCAAATAGAGTTTGGTTTGCCAAAGATGTTTCTTATGACCACCTGAGAGTTTTTGGGTGTAAAATTTGTGTGCATGTTCCTAAAGATGAGAGATCGAAACTGAATGTCAAAACTAAGCAGTGCATCTTTATTGGTTATGGTCAAGATGAGTTTGGGTATCGTTTTTATGATCCAGTTGACAATAAAATTATTAGAAGtcgtgatgcaatattctttgaagaccaaactattgaagatattgacaAAGCTGAGAAGATAGATTCTCAGAGTAATGAGAGCTTAGTTGATATTGATCCAGTTTCAATTGCTAAGGCACCTATTGCACATGAAGGAACCCAAGACAATGATGGAGATAATGAtcaagatcaaaatgatcatcatggtgtagatgttatggatgctccagttgATGAAGTTGTGGTTGATCAACAACCAATTCCTGCACAGGTAACTACTTCGAATGCTCCTGAAACCTCTCTTAGAAGATCTACAAGGGAGAAGCAAAAATCCATGCACTATCCTCCTGAAGAGTATGTATTTTTGACTGACATGGGAGAACTTGAGAATTATGATGAAGCCATGAAAGATACTCACAAAGATCAGTGGATCGAAACGATGGAAGATGAGATGAAGTCACTCCATGAGAATAGCACATACGAGTTAGTGAAATTGCCGAAAGGTAAGAGAGCTTTATCTAATAAATGGATATTCAGAATAAAGCAAGATAACCATACCTCTGCGCCTGGATACAAGGCGAGGTTAGTTGttaaaggttttggccagaagaagggagttgactttgatgaaattttctcccctgttgtgaagatgtcttctattcgggtagttctaggcttagctgcaagtctagatttagaggttgcgcagatggatgtcaaaactgcttttctccatggtgatttagatgaggagatttatatggagcaacctgaGGGCTTTGtaactaagggaaaagaaaattatgtttgcaaattgaaaaagagcctgtatggattgaaacaagctccaaggcaatggtatttgaagtttgaatctaTCATAGAAGAACAAGGGTACAAGAAAACTTCTTCAGACCACTGTGTATTCTTCCAGAAGTTCTCTGATGAtgatttgattttattattttattgctttatgTGGACGACATGATTATTGTTGGCAAGAATAAATCCATAATTGCAGTCCTTCAGAAGCAGTTGAGTAAATCGTTTGAGATGAAGGACTTAGGGCCAGCAAAGAAAATCTTGGGCATTCAAATCCACCGACACAGAGATAGAAAGGAGTTATTTCTATCCCAAAAGCAATACATTGAGAAGGTACTCAGGAGGTTCAATATGTCAGATGCAAAAGTGGTTAGTACTCCTCTTGCTAAACACTTCAAATTGAGTATTAGTCAGAGTCCATCTACTGATGAAGAGAAAAAGGAGATGTCTCGTATTCCTTACTCTTCTgccgttggtagcttgatgtatgctatGATTTGCCCTAGACAAGATATTGCACATGCCGTTGGTATTGTTAGTAGATTCCTTTCTAATCCTGGAAAAGAACATTGGGATGCGGTAAAATggatattaaggtatttgaaaggTACTGCAGATTTGAAGTTGTGCTTTGGTAATGGCAAGCCTGAACTTGTTTGTTACACAGACTCTGATTTAGGAGGCAATCTTGATAATTCAAGATCCACTTTCGGTTATTTGATCACTTTTGTAGGGGGAGCTGTTTCTTGGCAATCTAGACTACAGAAGTGCATAGCTCTATCCACCACAGAAGCCGAATATATTGTTGTCACAGAAGGTGCCAAAGAACTATTATGGATGAAGGAGTTTATTAATGATCTTGGCTTTGAGCAGCCAAGGTACATCTTATTTTATGATAATCAGAGTGCTATCTGTCTCACCAAGCACTCCACTTTTCATTCTAAaaccaaacatataaatagaaagtatCATTGGATAAGAATGGCCGTATAAGAGAAATTATTTGAGGTTGAGAAGATACACACTGATGAAAATCCTtcggatatgctgacaaaggcgTTGATTGCAGATAAACATGAATTTTGTAGAAAATTGGCAGGCATGAAGCCTGTCAATAGTTCCTCTACTTGAAGACACATTTGGCCCCTTGGTTGGAGGGGGAGTTTGTTGGGCACATGcccatgttgtccagccaaagacccaatggcctaatcctattctcttttggtttcaattcctatttggaattggattcagtttattcctattttgagcgggttttggctttaagagaaagcaccactcatgatctataaataggacaaccttggagaattattctatgatcattgatacaagtctttgaaagacttaagcacataaaagtggtttttgagagagctttcatcaagagagaagagagaagaaaagtattTGTTTTGCTGCAAATTTTTATTCCGACCGGCCAAGTTCAAATCACGTTTTCTAATTCGTTAACCGTTAGATCGGGCTGAAATTTTGACTGAGTGTTCGTAACATCTTGGTCTTGGATTTGAATGGTGAGATCGGATTTGGAAGCTCTTAGAATCTGATTTAGAGCCTCGAAAAACAGCTTCGTTTTTGTGGATTAtactctttcttcaattgattagttgttgctcttgttgctattgttgttcCGTGTTTGGCATTTGTTGTGTAGCCAATTTAGAGAacttttgtaaccctcttattattatagtggagctttttggatctttgtgatcccgtgatttttaccttcgatttgaagggttttccacgttaaaatttggtgttctttatcttctttattttcgggtttgcttcttcctcgacataacAAACACCGGAGGAATTGTTGTTACAAAAAGATTATCAAAAAAATCCTTCTTGGCTCCCTCTTTTGCTAGTATGTCAGCAACTTTGTTCGTCTACCTGTAGATGTGTTTCACCACTACGTCTCCTAGCCTTTGGATGATTGACCTGCATTCAAAGATAAGTGAGTCAAAAACAAGATTTTCATTGTCAAGCATTCTTATTACCTCCGTGGAGTCTGTGTTAATTTCTAGAGGCGTTAACTGCctttcttcagcaatttgcaATCCTCTTAGCACTGCCAAGAGCTCTGCATGTGTGTTGGTAGTATGTTGCATGCTTCCCATGAAGCCCAGCACCCAGTTTCCGCTTGCATTTCTGAAGACTCCTCCAGGAATGTTAAAGATATATCTACATTGTAAGTATCATGCCCTTCATAATAACTCAAAAAAAGGAAGGTTGTCtgccttttattttttaaagtttgatATATTCAAATAAATTAGTACGATAGTAAATTCAAAGGGCAGATCTTACAAATGGTCATATAAGTATGATTTTTTTCCTACTAAAGTCATATAATTATGTTTTCTTATACAAAagttataaaacttttactaactcACACAAAATCATAGTGACCAGAAAATATAACTTTtcaatagtattttcttattccataactttttttatttttttattttcagtttaataaataatataatcCAACTAAAATAGGAGTGACCCAACTCGATCTAACTTACCCGACACAATAGCCGTATATAAAacttaaaataatataaaaagtgAATCCTTCAAAACACGATActtctatattttctttttcttttcaagatATTCATTCAAATTGATGGCATTTTTCTAAGTGctctataattattttatttcttcctttttttgtgTGTTAGAATCTCATGTATTCCACGCTAAATTTTTTGTGAGAGAAGGTTTCaagtttattattattttaatttatgtaaaTAGGAATTGAGTCACGTTGAGTTGAGTCATTCCTATTTTAagggaaaaatataaaattaactaTTCGGTCAAAACTAATTGTTATTCGCTAGCcaaaaaatatatagaatatgtacattatataaatatatacaaaaCTATATTCtttatcggctattattttttagagcggcgaaaaatatttttattttattttaattgagttattatttattagactgaaaataaattaaaaaacccGGAATAAGAAAAAGTACTATGGAAAATTGTgttttccactgagatttttgtGTAAGTTAGTGAAAGTTTGATGATTATTGTGGgagaaaataaagttatatgaTTTTCGTTAAAAAAGAGTCATAGTTATATGAcaatttgtgaaatttaccctAAACTTTTTTCTAAAACAAGATGCTAAATCTTAAGCCATATCTTGATCACGGTGCCTTTATTGCTTAAACATTAATAATTTTTAAGTTACGTTTGATTCAAAATTTGAAAAGGAGTCTTTACCAAAACCTTTTCCATCTGctgcaaattttattttaaaatcaaaataccAAGGAAAAACGTTTTCCAGTTATGAAACTGTTAAAGAGGGATTTTTTGTAATTATGAAAAGGTCGGGACTTCTTTTCAAACGCTAAAGAGGTCTAAGTGCTAATTTTCAAACCTCAAGGATAAAAGttataatattacaacttttaTCTATACATACAATTTGCTAGGTTTCTAGGGTTTATgtaaaaaccccaaaattcgttTTTAATACCCCCATTCGTTACTCGCAAAATTGACATCAAAGTATCTGTTGAATCAATAAAATGGAGGCATTGAAAGAGTGTAGAGCGAATTTGGTTGTATATTTACACCCACAGAAGGCTAAAAGGGTCAAGGATGCTGTTTATCGTGAACTCAGCTCTCTTCTTTTCAAGTAATCTTTCTTTATCCTTTGAAGTTACAGATTTTGGATTTTGTGCTTTTCAGTGAATCTAAATGAATTGTATCGGAAAATTGGGTATGCTGCATTGTTGGTGTTAAGTTAAATAGCTAATGATGCATTGGTTTATAATATACTTTAGGGTGATGCTCAATCTTCTTGTTTGAAGATGGCTCGTGAAGAACTGACGATTAAAAAAAAAGGAGGGCTTGTGTAGAATTCTGCATATGTGTGTTAAAAATGGTGGTACATTGGGCTTTAGGAGTAGTACCTTTATATTGGTTGAAGAAACTGACTCAGCATCTTCAAATATCAATGTAACTTTTGAAGCTCATGGTACCACCATTCCTAACTATGTGAGCTTTGATACCAGTTCTGAGCTCGCATAAGGGAGAGTTGTGGTAGGTtaagacaacaaaaaagaaaaagtcatAATATGATGAATCCTCTAAATATTGGCTTCGTCAGGATATGCTCACCTAGGCATGCACTATATGGTCATCGGGGTGTATTGTTAAATGCGAAAGAGGTTCCGTTACATCTCCACGACTAGTTTGGGATTGATATGTAGTTGATTAATTGAATGATTGATTGTAAATGGATTGTGTAGCCCATTTATTTGTTCAGCTTTTTCAGTCAATTGGACGGAGTATTGAGTTTATTTCAGGAGGTAGCTGATATTTAAGGTGCGGGATTTgcagatatttattattaaaaagaattattAAACAAAAGTTTCACATGAAAATGACACGAACTTAACTTAAAGCAGATAATATCACACTTCAAGAGGGAGGATAGAATGAATATAATGACAGTTGACCTAAGTGGTCAGAATTTGTTTTTAtcatcaaataaaattctttagGCTCAAAAATCCAACTACTTAAAATCATTTCTTGCATCCGCTGATATGTAAACCAATGTCATTTCATGCTTTTATGCAGTTTATATATTCAAACATTATTTCCGCATTAATTTACATTGGTTGATTCCTAGCTCAGTTTTGTTTCTTAAGATTTGTGaatattaaaagtcaatattctAAATCCGAAAAGTTTTACTAGTTATTTCTAGTTAGAAATATAATATTGTATATTTATATTGCAAGATAAGAAGTTATTATtgtctattttttgtttttgcttgAATCTTAAATACGCATTATTCTTGTCTATGTTTTGTTTTTGCTTCAAACTTGAATCGTATTCATAAAAACATGTTTTGCCCTAATTCCATCTTAGACTAAGTAAATTTTGGGTAGTTTTACGAATTCATTTACTGAATATGCCTATTTACTCGTATTCAGTTCAACCCACTCATTTGACACCTCTATTGCAATTGAAGGAATTTGAGTTCTTAACTCTCGATATTAAGAGTCCGCTAGTCAAGTATATTCTAGCATGCCTTAATAATTATTAGGTGACTCAAATTTAAAGAAGTTTCAGCCATTTTCTTTTTCAACTATttgcaaataatatttttaaccaaataCCAAGAAAAAAAGTTTTAACTGTTAcagtgtttttttttaatttttttatgaaaaggtcgaactcttttcaAACACTAATAAAGAGGTCTAAGTGCTATTTATCAAACCTCAAGGATAAAATTTTTAATATTACAAACTTGTATACACTTTGCTAGGATTCCAAGGCTTATGTAAAAACCCTATTGCTCCCAATTTCTACACTCCTGTCATTCACAAAATTGGCATCAAAGTATCTGTTGAATCAATAAAATGGAGGCATTGAAAGAGTGTAGAGCGAATTTGGTTGTGTATTTACATCCACAGAAGGCCAAAAATGTCATGGACGCTGTTTATCGTGAACTCAGCTCTCTTCTTTTCAAGTAATCTTCCATTATCCTTCTCacttctattttctatttttggtCGTAGAGAATTTAAGGTTTCATATGATGAACCTTAAAAAAAATCACTTTCTTGGTATCAGAAATTGTTGGCTGTGCTCATTGTTGGTGTAAAGTTAATTAGCTAACAACGTATTTTTGAATAGAGGTTTTATAAATACGTTTAATTGATGCTCAATTTTCTTGTTTGAATAGGGCTTCTGTTGAGCTCTGTCTATATGAGCTTCGTATAGAAGAGTGTTGTGGTAGGTTGACTGACAACATAAAAGTAGTCATAACATGATAAATCCTCTAAACATTGTCTTCGTTAGGATGTGCTCAACTAGACATGCGCTATATCTTGTTAAATGGGAAAGAGGTTCCATTACATCTCTGCAATTAGTTTGGGGTTGATGCCTAATTGATTAATTGAATGATTGACTGTAAATGGATTGTGTAGCCCATTTGTTTTAGCTTGTTCAGTCAATTGGACGTAGTGTTGAGTTTATTTCAGGAGGTAGCTGATAGCCTTCCTTTTCCTGCCTGTTTTATGTTGGGCTGTCAATCCTGTTATTTAAGAGCTCCAACTTTTAATGCGTTAATTATTCTATCTTCTCTTTCTTGTCTCTGCTCTCCTTTTATCACTAAGGATTTCGATGTCTAAGTGTAATTGGACTTCCACTCCACTTGTTTTGTTGGGTACTTTTGTTCATCAGGTTCCCTTTTATTTTTTACAGGTTCAATGAAGCTTTAGATGGTGTGGTATTGACTTATGAACCAAAGTTTAGTAGCAATTTGGCTAAAATTCTGCCAGGAATTCACCCTTATTTTGGTGTGAGATTTGAAGCAAAATTGCTACTTTTTTATCCCAAGCCAGAAATGCTATTAGGTACTCCTGCAACTTCTCATGTGTGTTTGTGGATCAAGCACACTATATGATTTTTTGGAAAACTCTAGTTCAGTTATCTTCCAGGCTTTTTtctggggtgggggggggggtggggggtgggggtgaaGTTATTGATCAAGAGAGTCATAATTTCACCACCTTCATTGTTCTCCCTTGATTTCAGAAACTCAAAACTCAACTCCCACCCGGAGAtagataaataaatatttaaaagtggAATGTGATAGATGTAAGATTGTAACTTCTTTTGGGCTAACATTGTTTCtttaatctttcttttatttttatcttttcagAAGGTGAGGTCGTCAAAGTTGGCCAGCAGTCTATTCACATAATTGTTCTTGGTTTTGCTTCTGCCTTCATAGCAGATGAAGACATTCGAGAAGATTTTAAGTATAAAATTGTAAGCACTTTGAACTGATGAGAACTGAGAACTTGAGCTGAGATCTAGATTTGATACCTGATTTGTCTTTGGATTTGTTTCTCTTTTTGTAGAAACATGGGAAAGAAGTTTATATCAGCAGATCTGACAAGAAACATAGGATCAAAGTGGGAACTACTCTACTCTTCTCAGTCAAGAGGTAAGatgttctttgtttttttttccagcACTGAAACTCTTGTCCTGCATGTACCCACTTGAAGTTAACTTTCAACCTTAATTTAGAACTTTCCATTACTCTAAATTTGGAAGTGATGCCTAACAATGATAGTATAGAATAAAATAGGAAGAGTCACATTTTCCCCCTTTCTTCTCTATCTGTTCTGTGATTAAACTATGTTTCAAGCTCATCCTGGACGCAGAGGACTTCTAGACACTCTAGCAACAAATAGCGGTTACATCTGGTCTCAGTATGATGAAGGATGATCCAACGGCACAACTTTTTAAATTGTCCATTTAGGATGGTGTGAAAGCTATAATATCATGTAAATAGTTCAGATGATTTAATTCGGTAGCTCTCCATGAGAATAAGTCTATTCCAATTAGTCACCCTTCAAGAGACAAGATAAACAGATGTTTTGTAGGATAGAAGGCTGATACAAGCTTGTTCCATTTCTTGCTTCTCATGTCAAGTGTGTTAATGATTCCGGTTCTTTACCATTCCATTATATGAATAATGTATCTAATATATGAATtgcttcttttattgtttcatgtACGCTAATTGCTTTCTCgtctatcaaaagaaaaaaagaagtcatTTAATTTCTATGTACCAAGTTAACTATCCCTCTGATCTCTGTTGTCCTAAAAATATGTCCACTTTTGGAGAAACTTCTATTCTCTTATCTTCCTATTACTTTTTGGGTATCATATTACCAGTGAGATGTCATTAGCTCCTTTTTTAAAGTACACAAGACTAAATCTACCCAAAGGATAAGATAACTCCATCTCCAATATGCttataaacaaaaagaaaaaaggaaacatATTTCGTTCTCCAATTTGGAGTCAGTTTTATTTAAAAACTGTAACAGTTTGACTTTTGCCTCATATTTGTGCTAGGTTGGTTTGGTACTTATAGATTTCTAAAAGTGAAGCAGTAATGTAAATTACTTTTTGGGTATCATATTACCAGTGAGATGTCATTAGCTCCTTTTTAAAAGTACATAAGACTAAATCTACCCAAAGGATAAGATAACTCCATCTCCAATATGCttataaacaaaaagaaaaaaggaaacatATTTCGTTCTCCAATTTGGAGTCAGTTTTATTTAAAAACTGTAACAGTTTGACTTTTGCCTCATATTTGTGCTAGGTTGATTTGGTACTTATAGATTTCTAAAAGTGAAGCAGTAATGTAAATTCATTCTCTTGTATGGGACATTGGTCAAAGTATAGTTTTTTTTTTGCTGCTTATACGAATTAATGGTCGAATGAAAATGTGAATTATATGAGTAAATAGAATTTACGTTATGTGATCAGAACTGAGCCAAAGTGATATTCAAATACTCATAGAATTTACGCTACACGATCTCTGGGAAGATTGGTAGTCTAGCTTAATGACAAGCCTCGTATGttcatttttaggaagaaaatccaTTACTTGCAAGGTGCAGacataatttttcttttatttgagaTGTAAGTCTCTGGTTGAAATAGCTTGGAGGtgacttttgttttgtttaaggtAGGTAAGCTTATCTGcttggttgtttttaacattttgttttaaaaagtttGGTTGTCTTTAAAAAATTCTCATGGTTTGAACaactttttatctttttcctcttCATAGAGGTTCTGTAAAGGGGAAATTAATTTGAtcttaaaagaaaacaacaagagTTAGAGGTAGGGAGAGAGATAGTTAAGAATTATTATGTACATCTAGGCCTGATTCATGATGTAAAACAAAGAGCAGCATATGCATGAAATGTGACAACGATGAAATGTGAGTTTGCTGCTGTGTAGTTCATGTTTGGGGTTAGAATTTATGCTCATCGATGATGTTTATTCTATGCCTGGAAAACACCTTCCCCTGTGTTTGTTTAATTACTTAATGAAATGGCTTTTAATAGAAGTGATTCCCCATTGGAAGTGATGTTAATGTCAGCAGATCGATgttccttctctttttctttttaaatttcttttctaTTGCTTCAGCTAATTATCTTAGATGCATGGTGAACTGTTGAAGTCACTTGTGAGTTTTAGTTTTTACTAGCATGGCTGGATCTTCTTTCACGACCAAGAGAACTTGGTTTGTCTGTGTTCAAAATCATTCTTGTATACttttttttgatttgcaccgggtgtccgagtctcttCGAGCCCCGACTATTCccgggggtgcacaggccctcggcaaggagtttcccgcaagtgcaccgcggttaattcaggttttacccagtccgatggccctcagaaattgtttgcacccagtgggtttcgaacttgagaccttgaaagggagcaaaccccaaggctcaagtcaattgccaccaggCCAACCCCTGAGGGTTATCATTCTTGTATACTTTCAATGAGCTATAGTGGCCCTAACTTGTTGGTTGTCCTCACAAATGATTTACTGATTACTGAATTTGCATGTTCTGGTTCCGGAATTGCTATTGTGGTTAGATAATAATCCTTAGAATGGTTCTGCTAATGCATTTCTTTacttttttgcttcttctttcAGCTTTaccctttatttttattttcctggATAACTTTAACCTCATATCGTGATTTTTTATTGTAGTTTTGATGAAGAGATGCTGCATGTATGTGGATCATTAATTCCAACTAACACGGGAAGTGTTCAGTGGTTGGAGAGGAAGGCAGAAGAGTCTCAAGCTGACAGGTTTGCAAGCTGTATAATTTTATTCAGTTATTTATTCTATCACTGTGCCTCATACATTGTTCTGA includes the following:
- the LOC107801865 gene encoding uncharacterized protein LOC107801865 isoform X2 translates to MEALKECRANLVVYLHPQKAKRVKDAVYRELSSLLFKFNEALDGVVLTYEPKFSSNLAKILPGIHPYFGVRFEAKLLLFYPKPEMLLEGEVVKVGQQSIHIIVLGFASAFIADEDIREDFKYKIKHGKEVYISRSDKKHRIKVGTTLLFSVKSFDEEMLHVCGSLIPTNTGSVQWLERKAEESQADSVTEKSISNKRPVEVLETDNLVPYSEKLKSENHIKKSRRSKNRAS
- the LOC107801865 gene encoding uncharacterized protein LOC107801865 isoform X3; this translates as MEALKECRANLVVYLHPQKAKNVMDAVYRELSSLLFKFNEALDGVVLTYEPKFSSNLAKILPGIHPYFGVRFEAKLLLFYPKPEMLLEGEVVKVGQQSIHIIVLGFASAFIADEDIREDFKYKIKHGKEVYISRSDKKHRIKVGTTLLFSVKSFDEEMLHVCGSLIPTNTGSVQWLERKAEESQADRR
- the LOC107801865 gene encoding uncharacterized protein LOC107801865 isoform X1 produces the protein MEALKECRANLVVYLHPQKAKNVMDAVYRELSSLLFKFNEALDGVVLTYEPKFSSNLAKILPGIHPYFGVRFEAKLLLFYPKPEMLLEGEVVKVGQQSIHIIVLGFASAFIADEDIREDFKYKIKHGKEVYISRSDKKHRIKVGTTLLFSVKSFDEEMLHVCGSLIPTNTGSVQWLERKAEESQADSVTEKSISNKRPVEVLETDNLVPYSEKLKSENHIKKSRRSKNRAS